The following are encoded in a window of Aquipuribacter sp. SD81 genomic DNA:
- a CDS encoding DUF3566 domain-containing protein, with translation MRRGPRKARLSVARLDPWSVLKLSFLLAVALGIVGVVVTAVVWNVVNGMGVFSDVNEIVRQVDGSNRFDILAYVGFERVLSLAVVVSVANIVILTALSTLFAFVYNISSGLVGGLHVTLTDE, from the coding sequence GTGCGACGAGGTCCGCGCAAGGCGCGCCTGTCGGTGGCGAGACTCGACCCGTGGTCGGTGCTCAAGCTGTCGTTCCTGCTGGCCGTCGCCCTCGGCATCGTCGGGGTCGTCGTCACCGCGGTCGTGTGGAACGTCGTCAACGGCATGGGCGTCTTCTCCGACGTCAACGAGATCGTGCGGCAGGTCGACGGCAGCAACCGCTTCGACATCCTCGCCTACGTCGGGTTCGAGCGGGTCCTGTCGCTCGCGGTCGTCGTCTCGGTCGCGAACATCGTCATCCTCACCGCGCTGTCGACGCTGTTCGCCTTCGTCTACAACATCAGCTCCGGCCTGGTGGGCGGGCTGCACGTCACCCTCACCGACGAATGA
- a CDS encoding nitroreductase family deazaflavin-dependent oxidoreductase, whose product MAEDWNQRIIEAFRANGGEVEQFGRSLVLVHHVGARTGTERVSPVMGFPTDAGWLVVASKAGAPEHPAWYRNLLANPSTTLEAPDEGEVAVQVRELDPDERAVAWRRITSEAPGFADYEKRTDRVIPVLELTRR is encoded by the coding sequence ATGGCGGAGGACTGGAACCAGCGCATCATCGAGGCGTTCCGCGCCAACGGCGGCGAGGTCGAGCAGTTCGGCCGGAGCCTCGTCCTCGTGCACCACGTCGGTGCACGCACCGGGACGGAGCGGGTGTCGCCCGTCATGGGCTTCCCCACCGACGCCGGCTGGCTCGTCGTCGCGTCCAAGGCCGGGGCGCCGGAGCACCCGGCCTGGTACCGCAACCTGCTCGCGAACCCGTCGACGACGCTCGAGGCGCCCGACGAGGGCGAGGTCGCGGTGCAGGTGCGCGAGCTCGACCCGGACGAGCGCGCCGTCGCCTGGCGACGGATCACGTCCGAGGCGCCGGGCTTCGCCGACTACGAGAAGCGGACCGACCGCGTCATCCCGGTGCTCGAGCTCACGCGCCGCTGA
- a CDS encoding sugar O-acetyltransferase gives MSADDRSMRERMLAGDPYLADDPELAAATTAAMDLAAAYNATTTRQQPLRRALLEQLLGAVGEGADIRPPLHVDYGTNIRIGARCFANFGLVALDVAAITIGDDVQMGPNVQLLTPTHPLDPRLRRDKWEAAEPITIGDNVWLGGGVIVLPGVSIADHTVVGAGSVVTRDLPAGVVAVGNPARVVRHLEVPED, from the coding sequence ATGAGCGCAGACGACCGGTCCATGCGCGAGCGCATGCTCGCCGGCGACCCGTACCTCGCTGACGACCCGGAGCTCGCGGCGGCGACGACCGCGGCGATGGACCTCGCGGCCGCGTACAACGCGACGACGACGCGGCAGCAGCCGCTGCGCCGCGCGCTTCTCGAGCAGCTGCTGGGTGCCGTCGGCGAGGGCGCGGACATCCGCCCGCCGTTGCACGTGGACTACGGGACGAACATCCGCATCGGGGCCCGCTGCTTCGCCAACTTCGGGCTCGTCGCCCTCGACGTCGCCGCCATCACGATCGGCGACGACGTGCAGATGGGCCCCAACGTGCAGCTGCTCACCCCGACCCACCCGCTGGACCCCCGCCTGCGCCGGGACAAGTGGGAGGCGGCGGAGCCCATCACCATCGGCGACAACGTGTGGCTCGGCGGCGGGGTCATCGTCCTGCCGGGCGTCAGCATCGCCGACCACACCGTGGTCGGCGCCGGCTCGGTCGTCACGCGCGACCTGCCCGCCGGGGTCGTCGCGGTCGGCAACCCGGCCCGCGTCGTCCGCCACCTCGAGGTGCCGGAGGACTGA
- a CDS encoding amidase has product MTLPSPARRRLTPVVGAAVLAATTATAGLVTAPAQARPADRPVPPQQELQLVEATIDELQKALVTGRTTCTEVVEGYLERIEAYDDQYLSYIELSDTALAEAAALDAQKATRGATTPPLFCVPVVLKDNIDVEGLPTTAGSPVLAGMLPPDDAFVTEQLTDAGAIVLGKANLDEFAFGFGGASALGGQVSNVYDLTRGPGGSSSGTGAAVAASLAMVGLGTDTGGSVRVPSSVEGLVGIRPTMRLVSQDGIIPLALFQDTAGPMCRAVEDCALTLQVMAGFDDADSSGQYTLPQQRDDRGVLLGSEAAYAEVVGVRPDAYTKALKPQGLRNARVGVVRALFGNDPEVIATMEEAIAAMEAAGATVEDVTVPDLGVVTSFTSNSRFEFKDHLTRYLSDRPVDGYPRTFDEVRALTPSRQSTFASYDVFGTDRYANPDYDLNTLERPGYVRPRLEAALDNTTLDGTALGEPYDALLYPSVVSLPRVGGSPSSGSNNRLSPYSGFPALSMPAGFTEATATRPALPVGMELLGREFDEPTLLRLAYGYQEAVEGTDLARQAPTTAPELP; this is encoded by the coding sequence GTGACCCTGCCCTCCCCTGCCCGCAGACGCCTCACACCGGTCGTCGGCGCGGCCGTTCTCGCGGCGACGACCGCGACGGCCGGGCTCGTGACCGCTCCCGCGCAGGCCCGTCCCGCCGACCGTCCCGTCCCGCCGCAGCAGGAGCTGCAGCTGGTGGAGGCGACCATCGACGAGCTGCAGAAGGCGCTCGTCACCGGTCGCACGACGTGCACCGAGGTGGTCGAGGGCTACCTCGAGCGCATCGAGGCCTACGACGACCAGTACCTCAGCTACATCGAGCTCAGCGACACCGCGCTCGCCGAGGCGGCGGCCCTGGACGCTCAGAAGGCGACCCGCGGCGCCACGACCCCGCCGCTGTTCTGCGTGCCGGTCGTGCTCAAGGACAACATCGACGTCGAGGGGCTGCCGACGACCGCGGGCTCGCCCGTCCTCGCCGGCATGCTGCCGCCCGACGACGCGTTCGTCACCGAGCAGCTGACCGACGCGGGCGCGATCGTGCTCGGCAAGGCGAACCTCGACGAGTTCGCCTTCGGCTTCGGCGGCGCCAGCGCCCTCGGCGGCCAGGTGAGCAACGTCTACGACCTCACCCGCGGTCCGGGTGGCTCGAGCTCCGGCACCGGCGCCGCCGTCGCCGCGAGCCTCGCGATGGTCGGCCTCGGCACCGACACGGGCGGCTCGGTGCGCGTGCCGTCCTCCGTCGAGGGCCTCGTCGGCATCCGCCCGACGATGCGCCTGGTCTCCCAGGACGGGATCATCCCGCTCGCGCTGTTCCAGGACACCGCCGGTCCCATGTGCCGCGCGGTCGAGGACTGCGCGCTCACGCTGCAGGTCATGGCCGGCTTCGACGACGCCGACAGCTCCGGGCAGTACACGCTGCCGCAGCAGCGCGACGACCGTGGCGTCCTGCTGGGGTCCGAGGCCGCCTACGCCGAGGTCGTCGGCGTGCGGCCGGACGCGTACACCAAGGCGCTGAAGCCGCAGGGGCTGCGCAACGCCCGCGTCGGCGTGGTCCGCGCCCTCTTCGGCAACGACCCCGAGGTGATCGCCACCATGGAGGAGGCCATCGCCGCGATGGAGGCGGCCGGCGCGACGGTGGAGGACGTCACCGTCCCCGACCTCGGCGTTGTCACGTCGTTCACGAGCAACTCCCGGTTCGAGTTCAAGGACCACCTCACCCGGTACCTGTCCGACCGGCCCGTCGACGGCTACCCGCGGACCTTCGACGAGGTGCGTGCGCTCACCCCGTCCCGGCAGTCGACGTTCGCCTCGTACGACGTGTTCGGCACCGACCGCTACGCCAACCCGGACTACGACCTCAACACCCTCGAGCGCCCCGGCTACGTGCGCCCGCGCCTGGAGGCGGCGCTCGACAACACGACCCTCGACGGCACCGCCCTCGGCGAGCCCTACGACGCCCTGCTGTACCCGTCGGTGGTGTCGCTGCCGCGGGTCGGCGGGTCCCCGTCGTCCGGCTCGAACAACCGGCTGAGCCCGTACAGCGGCTTCCCGGCGCTGTCGATGCCCGCCGGCTTCACCGAGGCGACGGCCACGCGGCCCGCGCTGCCCGTGGGCATGGAGCTGCTCGGTCGCGAGTTCGACGAGCCGACCCTGCTGCGCCTCGCCTACGGCTACCAGGAGGCGGTCGAGGGCACCGACCTCGCCCGGCAGGCGCCGACCACGGCCCCCGAGCTGCCCTGA
- a CDS encoding DLW-39 family protein, translating into MLVALVAGLAAFAAWRKWTDRKHEAELWAEATDPV; encoded by the coding sequence ATGCTCGTCGCCCTGGTCGCGGGACTGGCCGCCTTCGCCGCCTGGCGGAAGTGGACGGACCGCAAGCACGAGGCCGAGCTGTGGGCCGAGGCGACCGACCCGGTCTGA
- a CDS encoding IS3 family transposase: MVTTEAIRTLYAHKYGVYGARKAHADPRRTGHVVDRGDGPRPVARCTVERLMRAAGLRGITRARVAAQTIVPGQGPDGRHDLVQRAFAATAPDQL, encoded by the coding sequence GTGGTCACGACCGAGGCGATCCGGACGCTTTACGCCCACAAGTACGGCGTCTACGGCGCCCGTAAGGCCCACGCCGATCCCCGCCGGACAGGGCACGTCGTCGACCGCGGCGACGGACCCCGACCGGTCGCGCGCTGTACGGTCGAGCGGCTCATGCGCGCCGCCGGCCTGCGGGGCATCACCCGCGCCAGAGTGGCCGCGCAAACCATCGTCCCCGGCCAGGGGCCGGACGGGCGACACGACCTGGTCCAGCGCGCCTTCGCCGCGACCGCCCCGGACCAGCTTTAG
- a CDS encoding very short patch repair endonuclease, with protein MPSPSTDAPDPVEGALPAVSPGRSRNMRAIKRADTKPELRLRAALHAAGLRFRKDLRLELEGKTVRPDVVFTRRRVAVFVDGCFWHSCPIHGRAPTTNQSYWGPKLARTAVRDRAADEALGGAGWTVVRVWEHLELKEAVRLVTEALSLPREPRTPPKPQAVFER; from the coding sequence ATGCCCTCCCCCTCGACGGATGCTCCTGATCCGGTCGAGGGTGCTCTGCCGGCTGTCAGCCCGGGTCGCTCCCGCAACATGCGCGCGATCAAGCGGGCCGACACCAAGCCAGAGCTGCGCCTGCGGGCTGCCCTCCATGCAGCTGGCCTGCGGTTCCGGAAGGACCTTCGTCTTGAACTGGAGGGCAAGACAGTGCGACCCGATGTCGTCTTCACAAGACGTCGTGTTGCCGTTTTCGTCGACGGCTGCTTCTGGCACTCATGCCCTATTCACGGCCGAGCACCAACTACGAATCAGTCCTACTGGGGCCCGAAGTTGGCTCGAACGGCCGTCCGAGACCGTGCCGCAGACGAGGCTCTCGGCGGAGCCGGGTGGACAGTCGTCCGTGTCTGGGAGCACCTCGAGCTCAAGGAGGCCGTGCGCCTCGTCACCGAGGCGCTCAGTTTGCCGAGAGAGCCCCGAACACCGCCTAAACCGCAGGCAGTCTTCGAGCGGTAG
- a CDS encoding DNA cytosine methyltransferase — MSELTVIEVCAGAGGQALGLEQAGFAHRLAIELDSWAAKTLRSNLGADVVKEGDVADRTVFNPLDHVGQVDLLAGGVPCPPFSVAGRQLGASDERDLFAWAVETASQLEPRALLLENVRGLSAPRFRGYRQHVLDRLKKFGYVAEWRLLHAADYGVPQLRPRFVLVALRPEDWPFFSWPTRIENTTTVGTSLRDLMAANSWEHADEWMEMARGIAPTIVGGSKKHGGADLGPTRAKAAWRLLGVDALGVADDAPQQSAPHPSVRLPRLTVGMVARIQGWVREDQRHQVWLENLAGRKTAQYRQIGNAFPPPVARALGDSLISALRHEKEHEVLPTSSETQDGIYRVLSASRSFLTSELIMEQASEQLTLRQFERRIAHLSEDFHVETRETPGGPAYRISGFKAFVGQDGHGRHEYMRTHRSRVS, encoded by the coding sequence TTGTCTGAGCTGACTGTCATCGAAGTCTGCGCTGGTGCAGGAGGACAGGCACTGGGCCTTGAGCAGGCAGGCTTCGCGCACCGACTCGCGATTGAGCTCGACTCCTGGGCCGCTAAGACGCTGCGGTCCAACCTTGGAGCCGACGTGGTGAAGGAGGGGGACGTCGCGGACCGAACCGTCTTCAACCCCCTCGACCATGTGGGGCAGGTGGATCTTCTCGCCGGCGGCGTGCCGTGCCCTCCGTTCTCGGTGGCCGGACGCCAGCTCGGCGCGTCGGATGAACGCGATCTCTTTGCTTGGGCCGTGGAGACGGCCTCGCAGCTTGAGCCGAGAGCACTACTCCTTGAGAACGTGCGCGGACTATCCGCGCCTCGCTTTCGCGGTTACCGCCAGCATGTGCTCGACCGTCTCAAGAAGTTCGGCTACGTCGCTGAATGGCGTTTACTCCACGCGGCTGACTATGGAGTTCCTCAACTACGTCCCCGCTTCGTCTTGGTTGCGCTCCGACCTGAAGATTGGCCGTTCTTCTCTTGGCCGACACGAATCGAGAATACGACTACCGTGGGAACGTCGCTACGAGACCTCATGGCGGCTAATTCCTGGGAGCACGCTGACGAGTGGATGGAAATGGCGCGAGGTATCGCCCCGACCATCGTTGGCGGCAGTAAGAAGCACGGTGGCGCTGACTTGGGGCCAACTCGCGCCAAGGCTGCTTGGCGTTTGCTCGGGGTGGACGCCTTAGGAGTGGCGGACGATGCGCCCCAACAGTCTGCGCCGCATCCAAGTGTTCGGTTGCCTCGTCTCACAGTGGGGATGGTTGCGCGTATTCAGGGCTGGGTTCGAGAGGATCAGCGCCATCAAGTTTGGCTGGAGAACTTGGCGGGCCGAAAGACTGCGCAATACCGCCAGATTGGTAATGCATTCCCGCCGCCAGTAGCCCGCGCGCTGGGCGACTCCCTTATATCGGCACTCCGGCACGAAAAGGAGCACGAAGTACTACCGACAAGCAGCGAGACGCAGGACGGGATCTACAGAGTGCTGAGCGCGTCTCGCTCGTTCCTCACTTCCGAATTGATCATGGAGCAAGCCTCCGAGCAACTCACGCTCCGCCAGTTCGAGCGGCGCATTGCCCATCTGTCCGAAGATTTTCATGTTGAGACTCGTGAGACCCCTGGTGGACCCGCCTACCGAATCTCAGGCTTCAAGGCTTTCGTCGGCCAGGATGGCCACGGACGTCATGAATACATGCGCACACATCGCAGCCGGGTGAGTTGA
- a CDS encoding DUF6584 family protein — translation MDALEHARHDLAAGRPWLARDRLLGTLGTRHGDRDALLLLGEVHLAMNDLPAAGAAWLLTDRDDAAATTAADAFRERYRKPAARAERLPMHRPLTEYPPDAVARVRALRAELTAEGWTWHPPARAQPPGRARERRHRDSFPEVDAPPRGWPRRLRDIGLGALLVYLVVGFLAVWVIGFVTALRWIWG, via the coding sequence GTGGACGCCCTCGAGCACGCCCGGCACGACCTGGCGGCCGGGCGTCCGTGGCTCGCCCGCGACCGGCTGCTCGGGACGCTCGGAACGCGCCACGGCGACCGGGACGCGCTGCTGCTCCTCGGCGAGGTCCACCTGGCCATGAACGACCTGCCGGCGGCCGGGGCGGCGTGGCTCCTCACGGACCGCGACGACGCGGCGGCGACGACGGCGGCCGACGCCTTCCGCGAGCGGTACCGGAAGCCGGCGGCGAGGGCCGAGCGGCTGCCGATGCACCGACCGCTCACCGAGTACCCGCCGGACGCGGTGGCCCGCGTCAGGGCCCTACGCGCCGAGCTCACCGCCGAGGGATGGACGTGGCACCCGCCCGCCCGGGCGCAGCCTCCGGGCCGAGCCCGCGAACGTCGACACCGCGACTCGTTCCCGGAGGTCGACGCCCCGCCCCGCGGCTGGCCGCGACGGCTCCGCGACATCGGGCTCGGCGCGCTGCTCGTCTACCTGGTCGTCGGGTTCCTCGCCGTCTGGGTCATCGGCTTCGTCACCGCGCTGCGCTGGATCTGGGGCTGA
- a CDS encoding SH3 domain-containing protein, translating to MARGRHRNAPVRRPLVQPLLGVVVAGTMLGGPLLVAAMPSQPVEPDVPTVPTQAAEADRADAVELSALRAREDAQASRSDARSTLSASPSPSPEPSAEPSATPSASPSPTATPTPTPTPVPEVVDEMWATQAVNVRSSPSAGSERIGSLAGAESVGVTGESADGWLQVVLDERAGWVNGSYLADAKPEPEPEPEPAAQAEEAEEADDPAVSGASCSKNPGIESSLTSNARAVYRAVCAAYGGSVSSFGGLRPGDSGDHGSGRAVDIMVSGQPGWEIARFVQAHAGELGVTYVIYEQQIWMAGSSKGAWEWMEDRGGATANHYDHVHVSVR from the coding sequence GTGGCCCGAGGCCGTCACCGCAACGCGCCCGTCCGGCGACCGCTCGTCCAGCCCCTGCTGGGCGTCGTGGTGGCCGGGACGATGCTCGGCGGACCGCTCCTGGTCGCCGCCATGCCCAGCCAGCCCGTCGAGCCCGACGTGCCGACCGTGCCCACGCAGGCCGCCGAGGCCGACCGCGCCGACGCGGTCGAGCTGTCCGCGCTGCGGGCGCGGGAGGACGCGCAGGCCAGCCGCAGCGACGCCCGCTCCACCCTGAGCGCCTCGCCGTCGCCGTCACCCGAGCCGTCGGCCGAGCCGAGCGCCACCCCGAGCGCGTCGCCGTCCCCCACCGCCACCCCGACGCCCACGCCGACGCCGGTGCCCGAGGTCGTCGACGAGATGTGGGCGACGCAGGCCGTCAACGTGCGCTCCAGCCCGTCCGCCGGCAGCGAGCGCATCGGCTCCCTCGCCGGCGCGGAGTCCGTCGGTGTGACCGGCGAGAGCGCGGACGGCTGGCTGCAGGTCGTGCTCGACGAGCGTGCGGGCTGGGTCAACGGCTCCTACCTCGCGGACGCGAAGCCCGAGCCGGAGCCCGAGCCGGAGCCCGCCGCCCAGGCGGAGGAGGCCGAGGAGGCCGACGACCCGGCCGTCTCCGGCGCCTCGTGCTCGAAGAACCCCGGGATCGAGTCGAGCCTGACGAGCAACGCCCGCGCGGTGTACCGGGCCGTGTGCGCGGCGTACGGCGGTTCCGTGTCGTCCTTCGGCGGGCTGCGCCCGGGCGACAGCGGCGACCACGGGTCGGGCCGCGCCGTCGACATCATGGTGTCCGGGCAGCCCGGCTGGGAGATCGCGCGCTTCGTGCAGGCCCACGCCGGCGAGCTCGGTGTCACCTACGTGATCTACGAGCAGCAGATCTGGATGGCCGGCAGCTCCAAGGGTGCGTGGGAGTGGATGGAGGACCGCGGCGGCGCCACGGCCAACCACTACGACCACGTGCACGTCAGCGTGCGCTGA